A portion of the Chondrinema litorale genome contains these proteins:
- a CDS encoding transporter substrate-binding domain-containing protein, with product MQKPLSTSIVFLVLSVLLCGLRPPEEPPNKVKSILNQILDRGYIEVGITADYVPFAYFEPDSQSYQGIDIELAKKLAEDMDVELRFVTTTREQLMSDVLHRNFDVAMSGIARTVKQTLLTWMTTGYFEAGKAILIREKDKELFTSLKLADKPSVKIGVNTGGTNEIFAKQFIYQADIVFFENNLDIPEALQRGVVDIMLTDNIEAKVIADKTDGLFAVDPYHPLNQEVIAFAVPPGDEKWLNFLNQWILYQLDDGEIERLQKKWIGE from the coding sequence ATGCAAAAGCCATTATCAACTAGCATAGTGTTTTTAGTACTATCAGTACTACTTTGTGGTCTTCGCCCTCCTGAAGAGCCGCCTAATAAAGTAAAATCAATCTTAAATCAAATCTTAGATAGGGGTTATATAGAAGTAGGAATTACTGCCGACTATGTACCCTTTGCTTATTTTGAGCCCGACAGTCAATCTTATCAAGGTATCGATATTGAGCTAGCTAAAAAACTGGCAGAAGATATGGACGTCGAGTTGCGGTTTGTGACAACTACCAGAGAGCAATTAATGAGTGATGTTTTACACAGAAATTTTGATGTAGCAATGTCAGGCATAGCCAGAACGGTAAAACAAACATTGCTAACTTGGATGACAACTGGATATTTTGAAGCTGGTAAAGCTATTTTAATAAGAGAAAAAGATAAAGAGTTGTTCACAAGTTTGAAATTGGCTGATAAGCCCAGTGTAAAAATAGGGGTAAATACTGGTGGTACAAATGAGATATTTGCCAAACAGTTTATCTATCAAGCTGATATTGTTTTTTTTGAGAACAATCTTGATATTCCAGAAGCATTACAAAGAGGTGTTGTCGATATAATGCTTACTGATAATATTGAAGCAAAAGTAATTGCAGATAAAACGGATGGATTATTTGCAGTAGATCCATATCATCCTCTAAATCAAGAAGTAATTGCATTTGCTGTTCCTCCTGGAGATGAAAAATGGCTCAACTTTTTAAACCAGTGGATTTTATATCAACTTGATGATGGAGAAATTGAGAGATTACAGAAAAAATGGATAGGAGAGTAA
- a CDS encoding VPS10 domain-containing protein: protein MKNYNSFTKTVLGLLLLSIFSIQLINPVQAQRKKKNASNESTLSYDEKLYGNMEYRLVGPFRGGRSCAVTGVPGQPNLFYFGSTGGGVWRTKDAGQTWENITDGYFGGTIGALAVSEYDNNVIYVGGGEKTVRGNVSYGYGMWKTVDAGKTWEQIGLENSRHIGRVRVHPKNPDLVYAAVMGDLYKSSEERGVFRSKDGGKTWEKVLYANADAGAVDLIFDPNNPRILYATTWRIRRTPYSLESGGEGSDIWKSTDGGDTWEKISENKGLPKGTRGIIGITVSAANSERVWALIEHEDGGLFRSDDAGKTWAKVNDSRSLRQRAWYYTRIYADTQDENLVYVLNVSYHKSTDGGKTFESSNAPHGDHHDLWIAPEDPKRMIIGDDGGAQISFNGGENWSTYYNQPTAQFYRLTTDNAFPYKIYAAQQDNSTVRIAHRTTGNSIDDEAWESTAGGESAHIAVDPENDNLVYGGSYGGFLTRQNHATEEVKAINVWPDNPMGYGAEGMKYRFQWNFPIFFSPHDTKKLYTTSNHVHVSYNGGESWETISPDLTRNDSTKLVSSGGPITQDNTGVEYYCTIFAATESPYEKDLIWTGSDDGLIYVTKDAGKNWENVTPPNMPEWIMINSIDADPFVKGGAYVAATMYKSGDYQPYLYKTKNYGKTWTKITNGIDPDHFTRVVRADPNRKGLLYAGTESGMYISFDDGTSWKPFQLNLPIVPITDLLLKNDNLIVATQGRSLWIIDDVTPLHQLSTEVAGSEAYLFKPIDSYKMDGFQAKNLKTAGTNHPGGVMAYFYLDSEPDTATTIELSFLEADGTVIKSYSNTAKEKDKKLPELKEGVNRVVWNMRYPDAKDFDGMILWWSSMSGPKAVPGAYKVKLTVNSKEQVQDYKILADPRSSATLADLQKQFNFLISVRDKVTEAHQTIIDIRKAKEQLNTLSKRIASDSTMKDITDAVKEVQKQMSKIENELYQTKNRSRQDPLNYPIKLTNKLAHLNSLMGIGDNAPTEQAEQFKQEVTQKIDGQINDWKSIKEQDIPKINDLVKEKQVDAIILDTEKMSN, encoded by the coding sequence ATGAAAAACTACAACTCATTCACTAAAACAGTTTTAGGTTTATTGCTTTTATCTATTTTCTCCATCCAACTGATAAATCCAGTTCAAGCTCAGAGGAAAAAGAAAAATGCGAGTAACGAATCGACACTTAGTTACGATGAAAAGCTTTACGGAAACATGGAGTACCGCTTGGTAGGACCATTTAGAGGTGGGCGTTCATGTGCTGTAACTGGTGTACCTGGCCAACCAAATTTATTTTACTTTGGCTCTACCGGAGGAGGTGTTTGGCGCACAAAAGATGCTGGCCAAACATGGGAAAATATTACTGATGGATACTTTGGTGGTACTATAGGTGCACTGGCTGTTAGCGAATACGACAATAATGTAATCTACGTAGGTGGTGGCGAAAAAACAGTAAGAGGTAATGTATCTTACGGATATGGTATGTGGAAAACAGTAGATGCTGGAAAAACATGGGAGCAGATCGGTCTCGAAAACTCTCGCCACATTGGCAGAGTGCGTGTTCACCCTAAAAACCCAGATTTGGTTTATGCTGCCGTAATGGGTGACTTATATAAATCGAGTGAAGAACGTGGAGTTTTTCGCAGTAAAGATGGTGGTAAAACTTGGGAGAAAGTACTTTATGCCAATGCAGATGCAGGTGCTGTAGATTTAATTTTTGACCCTAATAACCCAAGAATTTTATATGCTACAACTTGGAGAATTAGAAGAACACCTTACAGCTTAGAAAGCGGCGGAGAGGGCTCTGATATATGGAAAAGTACAGACGGTGGTGATACTTGGGAGAAAATCTCTGAAAACAAAGGCTTACCAAAAGGAACTAGAGGTATTATTGGTATAACTGTTTCTGCAGCAAACTCAGAAAGGGTTTGGGCATTAATAGAGCATGAAGATGGTGGTTTATTCCGCTCTGATGATGCGGGTAAAACTTGGGCTAAAGTAAATGATAGTCGCTCACTACGCCAAAGAGCATGGTATTATACCAGAATCTATGCGGATACACAAGACGAAAACCTTGTTTATGTATTAAATGTAAGTTACCATAAATCTACAGATGGTGGTAAAACTTTTGAATCTAGTAATGCACCTCATGGCGATCACCACGACTTGTGGATTGCTCCAGAAGACCCAAAAAGAATGATAATTGGTGATGATGGTGGCGCTCAAATTTCTTTTAATGGTGGCGAGAACTGGTCAACTTATTACAACCAGCCAACTGCTCAATTTTACAGACTAACTACTGATAATGCTTTCCCTTATAAAATTTATGCTGCTCAACAAGATAATTCAACTGTAAGAATTGCCCACAGAACTACAGGTAACTCAATTGATGATGAAGCATGGGAGTCTACTGCTGGTGGTGAAAGTGCGCACATTGCAGTTGACCCTGAAAACGACAATTTAGTTTACGGTGGTAGTTATGGAGGTTTCTTAACTCGACAAAATCATGCTACCGAAGAAGTAAAAGCGATAAATGTATGGCCAGATAATCCAATGGGCTATGGAGCAGAAGGCATGAAATATCGTTTCCAGTGGAATTTCCCAATCTTCTTCTCACCACACGATACCAAGAAGCTTTACACTACTTCTAACCATGTACATGTAAGCTATAATGGTGGCGAATCTTGGGAAACAATTAGCCCAGATTTAACAAGAAACGATTCTACCAAACTTGTTTCTTCTGGTGGGCCTATTACGCAAGATAATACTGGTGTTGAGTATTACTGTACCATTTTCGCAGCTACTGAATCTCCTTACGAAAAAGATTTAATCTGGACAGGTTCTGATGATGGATTGATCTATGTAACAAAAGATGCTGGCAAAAACTGGGAAAATGTAACACCTCCAAATATGCCCGAATGGATTATGATTAACAGTATTGATGCTGATCCATTTGTTAAAGGTGGTGCTTATGTAGCTGCAACCATGTACAAGTCTGGTGACTATCAACCATATCTGTACAAAACTAAAAATTATGGCAAAACCTGGACTAAGATCACCAATGGTATAGATCCAGATCACTTTACAAGAGTAGTAAGAGCTGATCCAAATAGAAAAGGCTTACTGTATGCGGGTACAGAATCTGGTATGTATATTTCTTTTGATGATGGTACAAGTTGGAAACCTTTCCAATTGAATTTACCAATTGTTCCAATCACGGACTTATTGCTTAAAAATGATAATCTAATTGTAGCTACTCAAGGTAGAAGTTTATGGATAATAGATGATGTTACTCCTTTACATCAATTATCTACTGAAGTTGCAGGTAGCGAAGCTTATCTATTCAAACCTATAGATAGTTACAAAATGGATGGTTTTCAGGCGAAAAACCTTAAAACTGCTGGAACAAACCACCCAGGAGGTGTAATGGCATATTTTTATCTTGACAGCGAACCAGATACAGCGACTACTATCGAACTATCTTTCTTAGAAGCAGATGGAACTGTAATTAAATCATACTCGAATACTGCAAAAGAAAAAGATAAAAAACTTCCTGAACTGAAAGAAGGTGTAAATAGAGTTGTTTGGAATATGAGATACCCTGATGCTAAAGATTTTGATGGAATGATTTTGTGGTGGTCTAGCATGAGTGGCCCGAAAGCTGTACCGGGTGCTTACAAAGTTAAATTAACTGTGAATAGCAAAGAACAAGTTCAAGATTATAAAATTCTTGCTGACCCAAGATCTTCTGCTACTTTAGCTGACTTACAAAAACAGTTTAACTTTCTCATTTCTGTAAGAGATAAAGTAACTGAGGCTCACCAGACAATTATAGACATTAGAAAAGCAAAAGAGCAGCTAAATACACTTAGCAAACGCATTGCTAGTGATTCAACTATGAAAGACATAACCGATGCAGTTAAAGAAGTGCAAAAGCAGATGTCTAAAATTGAAAATGAGTTGTATCAAACAAAAAACAGAAGTAGACAAGACCCATTAAACTACCCAATTAAGTTAACCAACAAATTGGCTCACTTAAACTCTTTAATGGGAATTGGTGATAATGCTCCTACTGAGCAAGCTGAACAATTTAAGCAAGAGGTTACTCAAAAAATTGATGGCCAAATAAATGATTGGAAGTCTATAAAAGAACAAGATATTCCAAAAATCAATGATCTTGTGAAAGAAAAACAAGTAGATGCGATTATTCTCGATACTGAGAAAATGTCAAACTAG
- the queG gene encoding tRNA epoxyqueuosine(34) reductase QueG, with product MHIDQQIVKNTRLIKESAKKLGFDFVGISKAAFLEEEAPKLESWLNNNMHGKMAYLANHFDKRLDPSKLVPGAKSVISLMCNYYPSKNLNNKTGYKIAKYAYGEDYHFVIKKKLKSLLKIIHDEIGEVEGRVFVDSAPVMERQWAAKSGLGWIGKNSLLLNKGSGSFFFLAEVIIDLELQEDGPVKDYCGTCTRCIDACPTDAIPAPFVVDGSKCISYFTIELKDELPSQYSNKFKDWIFGCDICQDVCPWNRFSKPHQTLEFNPHSDLEKMDKESWHDLTEDVFRALFKKSAVKRTKFEGLKRNIKFVNATN from the coding sequence ATGCATATTGACCAACAAATTGTAAAGAATACAAGACTTATTAAAGAAAGTGCTAAAAAACTGGGATTTGATTTCGTTGGTATTTCCAAAGCTGCTTTTTTGGAAGAGGAAGCACCAAAACTTGAAAGCTGGCTAAATAATAATATGCATGGTAAAATGGCTTATTTAGCTAACCATTTCGATAAAAGATTAGATCCTTCTAAGTTAGTGCCCGGAGCAAAATCTGTGATAAGTCTTATGTGCAATTATTATCCTTCTAAAAACCTCAACAATAAAACTGGATATAAAATTGCAAAATATGCCTATGGAGAAGATTATCATTTTGTAATAAAAAAGAAACTCAAATCTTTGTTAAAAATCATTCATGACGAAATTGGAGAAGTAGAAGGCAGAGTGTTTGTAGACTCGGCTCCGGTAATGGAAAGGCAGTGGGCAGCTAAAAGTGGTTTAGGCTGGATCGGAAAAAATAGTTTACTGCTTAATAAAGGCTCTGGAAGTTTCTTTTTTTTAGCAGAAGTAATAATTGATTTAGAATTACAAGAAGACGGACCTGTAAAAGATTATTGTGGTACATGCACAAGATGTATAGATGCCTGCCCTACCGATGCCATACCAGCACCTTTTGTAGTAGATGGCAGCAAATGTATTTCTTATTTTACAATTGAATTAAAAGACGAGCTACCTTCTCAATACTCAAATAAATTTAAAGATTGGATATTTGGTTGCGACATATGTCAAGATGTTTGCCCTTGGAATAGGTTTTCTAAGCCTCACCAAACGCTTGAGTTTAACCCACATTCAGACTTAGAAAAAATGGACAAAGAAAGCTGGCATGATCTCACCGAGGATGTTTTTAGAGCGTTGTTTAAAAAATCTGCTGTTAAAAGAACAAAGTTTGAAGGTCTAAAGCGAAATATTAAATTCGTAAATGCTACCAATTAA
- a CDS encoding alanine racemase, producing MIQQLLSKITHPTLLLDKQKAFNNIQMMIRKANKYNLAFRPHFKTHQSAKIGNWFRDLGVEEITVSSLNLAKYFVGHGWEKVIVAFPVNTRAIDEINELAKRCSLTVFISNKDSLSKLKELLSAQIQFFIEIDTGYNRTGISPENTVLIDELLQISENSSNLKFRGFYVHNGHTYQASSKAEIEEIHTKSIRVFRKLRKRYSDRYPKLDIQIGDTPSCSLLDHFEGIDAIGPGNFVFYDLTQTNIGSCNIDQVAVAMACPVVEKYDDKNQVIIHGGGVHFSKDFIVEEDGTKVFGRVVKMEDNDWSKPIENAYITSLSQEHGIVQVSKELMSEIKVGDLIFVLPVHSCLTANLHQHYICLDGECIERFSS from the coding sequence ATGATTCAGCAATTACTTTCCAAAATCACGCATCCAACCTTACTATTAGATAAGCAAAAAGCTTTTAATAATATTCAAATGATGATTAGAAAAGCCAATAAATATAACTTGGCTTTTCGTCCTCATTTTAAGACACACCAATCTGCTAAAATCGGAAATTGGTTTAGAGATTTAGGAGTAGAAGAAATAACTGTTTCTTCACTTAATCTTGCTAAGTATTTTGTAGGTCATGGATGGGAAAAAGTAATCGTTGCTTTTCCTGTTAATACAAGAGCGATAGATGAAATTAACGAACTTGCAAAACGCTGTTCTTTAACTGTTTTTATTTCTAATAAAGATAGTTTGAGCAAGTTAAAAGAGTTGTTGTCTGCTCAAATTCAGTTTTTTATAGAAATAGATACAGGCTATAACAGAACAGGTATCTCACCAGAAAATACTGTGCTGATAGATGAACTATTACAAATCTCAGAAAATTCTTCTAATCTCAAATTCAGAGGTTTTTATGTGCATAACGGGCATACATATCAGGCATCTTCTAAAGCTGAAATCGAAGAAATTCATACAAAATCAATAAGAGTTTTTCGGAAGTTAAGAAAGCGATATAGCGACAGATATCCCAAACTAGACATACAAATTGGAGATACACCTTCTTGCAGTTTACTAGATCATTTCGAAGGAATTGATGCAATTGGACCAGGTAATTTTGTCTTTTATGATCTCACTCAAACAAATATAGGATCGTGTAATATCGATCAGGTAGCAGTAGCTATGGCATGCCCTGTAGTTGAAAAGTATGATGACAAAAACCAAGTGATAATCCATGGAGGAGGGGTCCATTTCTCTAAGGACTTTATTGTAGAAGAAGATGGGACAAAGGTTTTTGGTCGAGTTGTAAAAATGGAGGATAATGATTGGAGTAAGCCAATAGAAAATGCATATATAACTTCACTTTCTCAAGAACATGGTATAGTGCAGGTTTCTAAGGAGTTAATGAGTGAAATTAAAGTTGGTGATTTAATATTTGTATTACCTGTTCACTCGTGTCTTACAGCAAATTTACACCAGCATTATATATGTTTAGATGGGGAATGTATAGAGCGATTTTCTTCATGA
- a CDS encoding Fur family transcriptional regulator, with protein sequence MTAEQLLQKHKLRKTDIRTTILNLFLNAEQALSEQNIECTLKQNCDRVTIYRSLKSFVEKGILHKVLDEGNVVKYALCGETCHDEDHQHEHVHFKCSTCGATVCFEEIPIQNINLPKGYKKVESNLLVLGICDKCPK encoded by the coding sequence ATGACTGCTGAACAACTTCTTCAAAAACATAAGCTTAGAAAAACAGATATTAGAACAACAATTCTCAATCTTTTTCTTAATGCTGAGCAGGCCTTGAGTGAGCAAAATATAGAATGTACACTTAAACAAAACTGTGATCGTGTTACTATTTATAGGTCTTTAAAAAGCTTTGTAGAGAAAGGCATTCTGCATAAAGTACTTGATGAAGGTAATGTAGTAAAATATGCTTTATGTGGAGAAACTTGCCACGATGAGGACCATCAACATGAGCATGTACATTTTAAATGTAGTACTTGTGGGGCAACAGTTTGTTTTGAAGAGATACCAATACAAAATATAAATTTGCCTAAAGGTTATAAAAAGGTAGAGTCTAATCTACTAGTTTTAGGCATATGCGATAAATGCCCCAAATAG
- a CDS encoding SGNH/GDSL hydrolase family protein — translation MKPRALSFIKFVLPIIVIGVALYLVSEAFSPVYPLLKVRKKNLFLSVDNEVDALSIGNSHAGAIHFKTLGLNGIHFWDAAEDIYETKYKLDFLLQYYPNLKKVFIPISPFLMDQNNAEVFYHAQFHPRIRLHVNTNSWQPLQNKFNFLLLGKLSPILRYDHWAFVPKLLTGIKDIQANDPRMESVSKNGYLHFKYAEVTSSKMLENICKNNLKEHKRLIEGKEYEALFYEKLNEVIDLLKSKNIELVLYTPPYYQYYNQISKSTLSDKLSEVSSFAATHQVLYYDFSDYAVISSNWHLYDDGTHLNEQGRIAFSELLKKHIQ, via the coding sequence ATGAAACCTAGAGCTCTGTCTTTCATAAAGTTTGTCTTACCCATAATTGTAATAGGTGTTGCTCTTTATTTGGTTTCAGAAGCATTTAGTCCTGTTTACCCTTTGCTCAAAGTGAGGAAAAAGAATCTGTTTCTTTCAGTTGATAATGAAGTAGATGCTCTTTCGATAGGTAATTCACATGCAGGAGCAATTCATTTCAAAACCCTAGGTTTAAATGGAATTCACTTTTGGGATGCTGCCGAAGATATTTATGAGACGAAGTATAAGCTTGATTTTTTACTTCAATATTACCCGAACTTAAAAAAAGTATTTATTCCAATTTCTCCATTTTTAATGGATCAGAATAATGCAGAAGTGTTTTACCATGCGCAGTTTCATCCTCGAATAAGGTTGCATGTGAATACTAATTCTTGGCAGCCCTTACAGAACAAGTTTAACTTTCTTTTGCTAGGAAAACTTTCTCCAATACTCAGATACGATCATTGGGCATTTGTACCAAAATTGCTAACAGGTATCAAAGATATTCAGGCAAATGATCCACGAATGGAATCTGTTTCAAAGAATGGCTATTTGCATTTTAAATATGCCGAAGTGACCTCTTCAAAAATGTTGGAAAACATATGCAAAAATAACTTAAAAGAGCACAAAAGATTAATTGAAGGGAAAGAATATGAAGCTTTATTCTATGAAAAATTAAATGAAGTTATTGATCTGTTGAAGAGTAAAAACATAGAATTAGTGCTTTATACTCCACCTTATTATCAATACTATAACCAAATAAGTAAAAGTACTTTAAGTGATAAACTGAGTGAAGTTTCAAGCTTTGCTGCAACACATCAAGTATTATATTATGACTTTAGCGATTATGCAGTGATCAGCAGTAATTGGCATTTATATGATGATGGAACTCACTTGAATGAACAGGGAAGAATTGCTTTTTCTGAATTACTTAAAAAGCATATTCAATAG
- a CDS encoding BatD family protein, whose translation MNITIKSLFFLVLMSIFTSRTTQAQEVQIEIGKTEINENETFQIIIKLQNARLSKHSPFPEIPGLVQQGTSSTKTTSYVNGQLTSFESVTQNYKPTRKGTFVLAPFSMEINDIAARSPGATIKVTASAGNASQKSDPFSNFWGNDSNNAEFVDVQEDAFFAVTTNKKNVYVGEGFTLSISFYISLKNRARMEFDKISDQLGDILKKVKPQNCWEENYGIDKINPEYVTINNKQYTQYRMYQATFFPLNAEDIKIPSAGLRMIKYKVAKNPSFFGRNMQEDYKTFYSKAVNVKVKELPPHPLSAQVNVGDFKLIEKLDKSMMETGKSYNYQYAISGEGNIASINEIEIPKQSNFDFFPPSTNTNINRGRNTISGSKTFSYQLQPREPGEFDLGDYFNWVYFNTETGSYDTLRSQYTVQITGESKKNAEIASNNPGGFYDKISDESNKLSSLGSRTWLNITFNISLLLVLLVSAFMVWKKPS comes from the coding sequence ATGAATATTACAATTAAAAGTCTATTTTTTTTGGTTTTAATGTCAATTTTTACTAGTAGAACTACACAAGCTCAAGAGGTTCAAATTGAAATTGGAAAGACTGAAATTAACGAAAATGAGACTTTCCAAATAATCATTAAACTTCAAAATGCCAGGTTAAGTAAACACTCTCCTTTTCCTGAAATTCCCGGGCTAGTACAACAAGGTACTTCTTCAACAAAAACTACTAGTTATGTAAATGGTCAGTTAACTTCATTCGAAAGTGTAACTCAAAACTATAAGCCTACCAGAAAGGGTACTTTTGTTTTAGCACCATTTAGTATGGAAATAAATGACATTGCTGCAAGGTCTCCAGGAGCAACTATTAAAGTGACTGCATCAGCAGGAAATGCGTCGCAAAAATCAGATCCATTTTCTAATTTTTGGGGAAATGATAGCAACAATGCAGAATTTGTAGATGTACAAGAAGATGCATTTTTTGCAGTTACAACCAACAAAAAAAATGTATATGTTGGCGAAGGTTTTACTCTAAGCATTTCATTCTATATCTCTCTTAAGAACAGAGCTAGAATGGAATTCGATAAAATAAGCGACCAATTAGGAGATATATTAAAAAAAGTAAAGCCTCAAAACTGTTGGGAAGAAAATTATGGTATTGATAAAATTAATCCTGAGTATGTTACTATTAATAATAAGCAATATACCCAGTACCGCATGTATCAGGCAACGTTTTTCCCTTTAAATGCAGAAGATATTAAAATTCCATCTGCAGGGTTAAGAATGATTAAATATAAGGTAGCAAAAAATCCTTCATTCTTTGGCAGAAACATGCAAGAGGATTATAAAACTTTCTATTCTAAAGCGGTAAATGTAAAAGTAAAAGAACTGCCACCTCACCCATTAAGTGCTCAGGTAAATGTAGGAGATTTTAAATTGATTGAAAAGCTTGACAAATCCATGATGGAAACCGGAAAAAGCTATAATTATCAATATGCGATTTCTGGTGAAGGTAACATAGCTTCTATCAACGAAATTGAAATTCCTAAACAAAGTAATTTTGATTTTTTCCCGCCTAGTACAAATACCAATATTAATAGAGGTCGAAATACAATTTCTGGTTCTAAAACCTTTTCTTATCAATTACAACCAAGAGAACCTGGTGAATTTGATTTGGGAGATTATTTCAATTGGGTTTATTTTAACACAGAAACAGGAAGTTACGATACCCTTCGATCTCAATACACAGTTCAAATAACCGGAGAAAGTAAAAAGAATGCAGAAATTGCATCTAATAATCCTGGAGGGTTTTACGACAAAATCTCAGATGAGAGCAACAAGCTAAGCAGTTTAGGAAGTAGAACATGGCTAAATATTACTTTTAATATAAGCCTACTCTTAGTATTGCTTGTATCTGCCTTTATGGTTTGGAAAAAACCTAGCTAA
- a CDS encoding caspase family protein, translating to MRKLILIKTVILCFISSQFVFSQRGFKISSDQKRLALVIGNASYQNATSLANPVNDARSIASSLKAIGFDVITVENATLPDMKRKVDEFGLKLKDYDVGLFYYAGHGIQSRGNNYLVPVEANLTTERAVEYDCVRADRVLGFMEEAQSDVNIVILDACRNNPFERSWSRSTAGNGLAFMNAPSGSLIAYATSPGSTASDGSGSNGLYTEALLQELHSPDVTILQMFQRVRARVVEGSSGKQIPWESTSLTGDFYFAGNNIQQNNNVTSNTNNSYNNSNTNNNNVVSYNNNNAYNNSSFKATWKTEDGDYWLYINDKHAPGTKSTYVEDDVIVYDPGTKTNYMMRGYRNNIDGVERAAEPLYSPSAAFYRCLDGSYWFYIEGLRIKGTNSAWVDNSLLVYDNTSNRHFLFRDYKFNCDNDIKPAEEVFSRTNVFWKQKDGSYWFYVNGLHVSNSKNEWKGDDLLVTDPNTGKKYLLENYKNRDDNQLREAVSYY from the coding sequence ATGAGAAAACTGATCTTAATTAAAACAGTTATTTTATGTTTTATCAGTAGCCAGTTTGTTTTTTCACAGAGAGGATTTAAAATAAGTAGTGATCAAAAAAGATTGGCTTTGGTGATTGGTAATGCATCATATCAAAATGCTACCTCTTTAGCAAATCCTGTTAATGATGCACGCTCAATTGCATCATCTCTGAAAGCAATTGGGTTTGATGTTATTACTGTTGAGAATGCTACACTTCCTGATATGAAAAGGAAGGTGGATGAGTTTGGGCTTAAATTAAAAGACTACGATGTAGGTTTGTTTTATTATGCAGGCCACGGTATACAATCGAGAGGGAATAACTATCTGGTACCTGTTGAAGCTAACTTAACTACAGAAAGAGCAGTGGAATATGATTGTGTTCGAGCAGATAGGGTTTTAGGTTTTATGGAAGAGGCACAGAGTGATGTAAATATTGTTATTCTAGACGCTTGTAGAAATAATCCATTTGAGCGTTCATGGTCAAGATCAACTGCTGGAAATGGTTTGGCATTTATGAATGCACCTTCTGGGTCTTTAATTGCTTATGCAACCTCGCCAGGGAGTACTGCATCAGATGGCTCTGGTTCTAATGGTTTGTATACAGAAGCCTTACTTCAAGAATTACATTCTCCTGATGTTACAATTCTTCAGATGTTCCAAAGAGTTAGGGCGAGAGTGGTTGAAGGTTCAAGCGGAAAACAAATTCCTTGGGAATCTACTTCACTAACCGGTGATTTTTATTTTGCTGGAAATAATATACAGCAAAATAATAATGTAACTTCAAATACAAACAATAGCTACAATAACTCTAATACAAATAATAATAATGTTGTAAGCTATAATAACAATAATGCTTACAACAATTCATCATTTAAAGCTACATGGAAAACTGAAGATGGTGATTATTGGCTTTATATTAATGATAAGCATGCACCTGGAACCAAAAGTACATATGTTGAAGATGATGTAATTGTTTACGACCCGGGGACTAAGACAAATTACATGATGAGAGGTTACCGAAATAATATAGATGGAGTGGAAAGGGCCGCAGAACCTCTTTATTCACCGAGTGCGGCATTTTACAGGTGTTTAGATGGTTCGTATTGGTTTTACATAGAAGGTCTAAGGATAAAAGGGACAAATAGCGCTTGGGTAGATAATTCTCTATTAGTTTATGATAATACCTCAAACAGGCATTTTTTATTTAGAGATTACAAATTCAACTGTGATAATGATATAAAACCAGCCGAAGAAGTTTTCTCTAGAACGAATGTTTTTTGGAAGCAAAAAGATGGATCTTACTGGTTTTATGTAAATGGTTTACATGTTTCTAATTCTAAAAATGAATGGAAAGGTGATGACTTACTAGTTACAGATCCAAATACTGGTAAGAAGTATTTATTAGAAAATTATAAAAACCGAGATGATAATCAGTTAAGAGAAGCAGTTTCTTATTATTAA